CCTGTCGCATTTCGTCAGCGACTACAAAAAAGGCTGGCTGCACATCGACTGCTCGGCTACCTACCGCAAGGGTGCGGTGGACCAGTGGGCGGCCGGTGCCACCGGTTTGGGCGTGCGCACCGTTGCTAACCTGCTGCTGGCGAAGGCGTAATCACCCGTGGAAATTAACCAACTCAATACCCGCCTGGAAGAGGTGTTAACCCTGGCAGCCACCGAGCCGGCGCACCGCCCGGAGTTTTTTGCGCTGCTGTTAGAGGCCAGTGCGATCGTGCCGGGCGAAAGCATCAGCGAGCAGCACGGCAACCAGCCCGCGCAGGTCGACCTGCTGCACTGGGAAAAAGAGGACGGCAGCCGCGTCATCCCGTTCTTCACCTCGCCGCAGGCGATGGAGCAGGCGATCGAAGGCGAACAGGCCTACCTGGTGATGCCGGTGCGCCAGCTGTTTGAAATGACCCTCGGCCAGGCGCTGTTCCTCAACCCGAAGCTGCCGAGCGGCAAGGAGTTCTCCGCGCGTGAGATCGCCCACCTGCTCGGCGAAGAGGGCAACGCGCTGAGCGAAAAAACGGTGCTGGAGGGCGGCAGCGCGCTGCTGCTGTCCGAGATCGCCGAACTGCCGGCGCAGATGGTCGACTCGCTGACCCAGCTGTTTGCCAAACACAAGTCGGTGCGCCGCGCCTGGATGGCGCATATCAAAGAAGCCGCCGGCCAGCCGGCCAACCTGCTGATCGGCATTGAGGCCGACGGCGACGTTGAGGCGATCATCCAGGCGACCGGCAGCGTCGCGACGGATACGCTGCTGGAGGATGAACCGGTAGATATCTGCCACGTGGTGGAGGGCGAAAAGGGCATCAGCCACTTCTTTATCGCCCATATCACCCCGTTCTACGAGCGCCGCTGGGGCAGCTTCCTGCGCGACTTCAAGGTGAAGAATATCGACTAAGCGCGTGAGTTCGCGGAGAGTTGTCATGTAAAACCGGCTGCCGCCGGTTTTTTTGTTTTTATTCTGCCCGTTTTTTCCCCTCGCGTGACCTCTGTAGTGAGCTTTCAGACAATACACTCAGGGAAACCCGTTATGGCCATAAAAAACAAGGGCGGCGCGCGGCGCACGTCCCATTCAGCCAGCGCATCGCAACACCTCCGCTCATCCGCTAAAAAACGCGCGGCCGTCTGGCCTGGCATTGCCCTGACGGGCGTGCTGGCCTCGGCAATGGTGCCGGGTGCACTGGCCGCAGCGGCGGCCGCACAGCAGCCTGGCGCACGCGCTTACCAGATCCCCGCCGGTGAACTCGCGTCAGCGCTGCGCAGCGTCGCCGGCCAGGCCGGTGTGATGATCATTTTCACGCCGGGGCAGGCCGAAGGTAAAACGACCCCGGGCTTGCACGGCAACTACAGCGTTGACCAGGCGTTCAGTACCCTGCTGGCGGGCAGCGGTCTGCAGGCCGAAGCGACCGCCGGCGGTTACCGGCTGATCGGCGTTTCCCCGGCCACCGCCCCGGCAGACGCGGTGATGGCCATTCCGGAGCTGTCGGTGGTGGCCGGCCTGTCCGACAGCACCGCCGCCGGGCGTTCCACGCTCGATCAGCAGGATATCGACCGCGTGCAGGCCGACAACGTCGCCGCGCTGCTCGACAAACTGCCGGGCGTTTCGATGGCCGGTTCGCCGCGCCCGGGCGGGCAGAGCCTGAATATCTGGGGCATGGGCGATATGGAGGACGTCAGGGTGGTGCTGGACGGCGCGCCAAAGGGCTTCGAAAAGTATCGTCAGGGCTCGGTGTTTATCGAACCGGAGCTGTTAAAGCGCGTCAGCGTTGATAAGGGCCCGCACAATATTCAGAACGGCAACGGTGGTTTTGGCGGCACCATCACTATGGAAACCAAAGACGCGGGCGACATGCTGCGGCCGGGGGAAGATCTTGGTGGCCTGGTGAAGTACAGCTACCACACCAACGACCGCCAGGGCATTTACAGCGGCGCGCTGTATGGCCGCACGGAAGAGGGGTTTGCCGACGGGCTGATCTACGCCAGCAGGCGTGACGGCGGCAGCATTAAGCGCCCGGACGGCACGCGCTTTGCTTATTCCAGCAGCGATCAGGCCTCATACCTGCTCAAGACCAACCTCTACCTGACCGACTCGCAGACCTTAACCCTGTCTGCGATGCGTTCAGAATCGGACGGCTGGCAGCCGTTTGCCGCCAAGCGTGATGATATCGCCGCGCCGAGTCAGGCCAATATTGACCGCTACGGCTACGACGAAGCCTGGCGGCGAATTCTGGTCTACCGCGACCAGAAAGACAGCAACTACACGGCAAAATGGAACCTGATGCCGGAATCGCAGCCGCTGGTCAACCTGACCATTGCGCTGGCGTATTCGAAAACCGAGCAGCACGATAAGCGGCCGGACTCCGCCTCGCAGTCGAGCTATCTCGGCACCCTGGGTAACGAGAGCTGGGTCAGTTATACCGATCGTCAGCTGGATATCAGTAATGAAAGCCTGTTCAGCAGCGGCCCGCTGGAACACAAATTGCTGCTGGGCGCACAGGTGCACAAACACCACCGCGATACGCTGATGTACTACCCGACCGGAGCCGGTAACGCCAGCTACAACTACGGGTACTTCCAGCCGTACTATATGCCGGCCGGCGAACAGGAGACCCGCAGCGTTTACCTGCAGGATGCGGTGAGCTGGGGTGACCTGACCATTACCCCGGGTGTCCGCTACGACCACGTCACCAATACCGGTCGGCCGAACTCTGCACCACGCTACAACGACAGCGCGCCACTGGCAGGGCATGACTACAGCAGCGTCACCTATACCGGCTGGTCGCCGCACCTCGGCGCCATCTGGAAAGCGACGAAGAATGTCTCACTGTTTGCTGACCTCAGCCGCACCTGGCGCGCGCCGGTGATTGACGAGCAGTATGAGGTGCAGTCCGCCGCGTCCAGCGTGCCGGGTACCAGCCGTAACCTGCAGGTGGAGCGCATCGACGGCGTCCGGCTGGGGGCGGTGCTGGACTTTAACGACGTACTGACCCAACAGGACAGCCTGCAGATCCGCACCACGCTGTTCCGCAATCGCGGCAAGAACGAAATTTTCTATCGCCGTGGCGTGCTGTGTGGCGAGGCCAGCCAGGGCGGCAGCTGCGGGCAGCCGCTCTCCAACTACCGCAACCTGCCGGGTTACACGATTGAAGGGGTTGAGGTCGAGTCGTTCTACGACAGCGAGCGGGCGTTTGGCAGCCTGTCGTTCTCCTCCATTCGCGGCAAGCGCGATGCGTCACCGCGTGACCCCTGGGCTAATGAAACCTGGATCGCCGAGATCCCACCGACCACCGCCCACGCGATGCTGGGGATGAAGGTGCCGCAGGCGAATCTGGCCTTCGGCATGACCGCCGACTTTGTGCGTAAACAGGACCGCTCGCCGGCAGACGGCGATCCGATGGCGTCAGTCTGGGCGCTGCCTAAAACGTCCGGCTATGCGCTGTACGGGCTGTTTGCCTCCTGGGAGCCGAACTTCTGGAAAGGTCTGGAAGCCAGAGTCACCGTCGATAACCTGACTAATCACGACTACTACCCGTATCTCGGTGAGTCGGTCTCCGGCGTTGGGCGTAACTTCAAGTTCAGCGTCAGCCAGCGTTTCTGACGCCATCCTGAACAGGGGCCGACTGGCCTTGAACCGCCGCCGGTTACCACAGCGTGACCGGCGGCGTAACGTCACTCCTGTCTGCCCTGAGCCAGAATCCGAACCCGAATCTGCATTTTATCTCCCCCAGTCAATCGTCTTCCGGCGCAGCAATCTGCGTTAAAACCCAGCAACTGCTTGACCCTGAGTAACAGTTTCTAAATAATAATGATTGTTATTTTCACTCTCATTAAGACCAGGTGTTTCCCGATGGCGAGCAAAGAGATCGCGACCTCTCACGGTTTTGCCCAACAGCTTTATATGGAGCATCACGGCTGGCTGTGCCACTGGCTACGTCAGAAGGTCAGCTGTGCGCATCATGCTGAGGATCTGGCGCAGGACACCTTTATCAGCATTCTGGTCAGCCCGCAGCTGCTGGCGATTCGGGAACCCCGACCGTTTTTAGCCACCGTGGCGCGGCGGCTGGTGGCCAACTTCTACCGGCGTAAAAAAATCGAGGAGAGCTACCTGCAGGCGCTCAGCGAGCTGCCGGAGGCCAGCGTACCCTCGCCGGAAGTGCGCCAGCAGACGATTGAGATGCTGGAACAGCTGGACCAGGCGCTGGACGGCCTGCCTGCCCACGTGCGCGAAGCCTTCCTGCTGGCGCACCTGCAGGGGATGCGTTACGGCGATATTGCCGAGCGCCTGCGGGTATCAGCCAGCTCGGTAAAACAGTATCTGCAGCGAGCCAACCTGCACTGCTTCTTTGCGCTGTCAGCATGATCGGTTCCCGTACGCCGTCAGCCGCTGCGGATATCGATCCGCAAAGCGCCCGCGAAGCCGTCGGCTGGCTGACCCAACTGATGTCTGAGGATGCGACTGCCGAAGACAACGTCCACTGGCAGAGCTGGCTGCAGGCCAGCGAACAAAACCAGCGTGCCTGGCAGCATATCGCCACCTTCTCGTCGCGTTTTTCACTGCTGAACGGCAGCGCGGCGCAGCGCAGCCTGTCACATCTGCCCGATCGCGGGCGGCGGCGGTTGCTGCGCAGCCTGGCTGGTTTGGGCGTGGTGGGTGCCTGCGGCATCGGTGCCGGGGCGCTCCCCTGGCGACCGTGGCTGGCCGATTACCGCACGGCGACCGGTGAACAGCGTCAGATAATGCTGGATGACGGCACGCGGCTGCTGCTCAATACACAAACGGCGGTCAGCGTTATGCCGCAACGGCTGACCCTGCTGAGCGGAGAGATGATGGTTACCACCGCGCCGGAGAGCCCGCCGCCAGGGCTGGTGCTGCCGCAGGGTGAACTGGTGGCGCAGGGGCGGTTCAGCGTGCGGTTATGGGATGCCTTCAGCGATATCGCGGTATACCACGGTAAGGTAAACGTTCACTCACCGGCCAGTGCGCAGAGCATTTTGATCCGGGCGGGCTATGGCGGACGGCTTGGCGCGGCGGGTTACGGCGGCGAGCACCGGGTGAGCGCGGAGCCGGGCTGGCAGCAGGGAATGATTCTGGCGGACAGTATGCGGCTGGATGATTTTCTCGCCGAAGTGGGGCGCTACCGGCGCGGCATTATTCGTTGTGATTCGCGGG
This portion of the Erwinia sp. E602 genome encodes:
- a CDS encoding sigma-70 family RNA polymerase sigma factor, producing MASKEIATSHGFAQQLYMEHHGWLCHWLRQKVSCAHHAEDLAQDTFISILVSPQLLAIREPRPFLATVARRLVANFYRRKKIEESYLQALSELPEASVPSPEVRQQTIEMLEQLDQALDGLPAHVREAFLLAHLQGMRYGDIAERLRVSASSVKQYLQRANLHCFFALSA
- a CDS encoding TonB-dependent receptor; its protein translation is MAIKNKGGARRTSHSASASQHLRSSAKKRAAVWPGIALTGVLASAMVPGALAAAAAAQQPGARAYQIPAGELASALRSVAGQAGVMIIFTPGQAEGKTTPGLHGNYSVDQAFSTLLAGSGLQAEATAGGYRLIGVSPATAPADAVMAIPELSVVAGLSDSTAAGRSTLDQQDIDRVQADNVAALLDKLPGVSMAGSPRPGGQSLNIWGMGDMEDVRVVLDGAPKGFEKYRQGSVFIEPELLKRVSVDKGPHNIQNGNGGFGGTITMETKDAGDMLRPGEDLGGLVKYSYHTNDRQGIYSGALYGRTEEGFADGLIYASRRDGGSIKRPDGTRFAYSSSDQASYLLKTNLYLTDSQTLTLSAMRSESDGWQPFAAKRDDIAAPSQANIDRYGYDEAWRRILVYRDQKDSNYTAKWNLMPESQPLVNLTIALAYSKTEQHDKRPDSASQSSYLGTLGNESWVSYTDRQLDISNESLFSSGPLEHKLLLGAQVHKHHRDTLMYYPTGAGNASYNYGYFQPYYMPAGEQETRSVYLQDAVSWGDLTITPGVRYDHVTNTGRPNSAPRYNDSAPLAGHDYSSVTYTGWSPHLGAIWKATKNVSLFADLSRTWRAPVIDEQYEVQSAASSVPGTSRNLQVERIDGVRLGAVLDFNDVLTQQDSLQIRTTLFRNRGKNEIFYRRGVLCGEASQGGSCGQPLSNYRNLPGYTIEGVEVESFYDSERAFGSLSFSSIRGKRDASPRDPWANETWIAEIPPTTAHAMLGMKVPQANLAFGMTADFVRKQDRSPADGDPMASVWALPKTSGYALYGLFASWEPNFWKGLEARVTVDNLTNHDYYPYLGESVSGVGRNFKFSVSQRF
- the sseB gene encoding enhanced serine sensitivity protein SseB, whose protein sequence is MNQLNTRLEEVLTLAATEPAHRPEFFALLLEASAIVPGESISEQHGNQPAQVDLLHWEKEDGSRVIPFFTSPQAMEQAIEGEQAYLVMPVRQLFEMTLGQALFLNPKLPSGKEFSAREIAHLLGEEGNALSEKTVLEGGSALLLSEIAELPAQMVDSLTQLFAKHKSVRRAWMAHIKEAAGQPANLLIGIEADGDVEAIIQATGSVATDTLLEDEPVDICHVVEGEKGISHFFIAHITPFYERRWGSFLRDFKVKNID
- a CDS encoding FecR domain-containing protein, with translation MIGSRTPSAAADIDPQSAREAVGWLTQLMSEDATAEDNVHWQSWLQASEQNQRAWQHIATFSSRFSLLNGSAAQRSLSHLPDRGRRRLLRSLAGLGVVGACGIGAGALPWRPWLADYRTATGEQRQIMLDDGTRLLLNTQTAVSVMPQRLTLLSGEMMVTTAPESPPPGLVLPQGELVAQGRFSVRLWDAFSDIAVYHGKVNVHSPASAQSILIRAGYGGRLGAAGYGGEHRVSAEPGWQQGMILADSMRLDDFLAEVGRYRRGIIRCDSRVAGLRLSGAFPLNDTGAIIASLPGTLPVRIASVSPYLIMIS